In Jeotgalibaca arthritidis, a single genomic region encodes these proteins:
- a CDS encoding nicotinate phosphoribosyltransferase, whose protein sequence is MGLKYNDDSLALHTDLYQINMMKAYWDEGITDKHAVFELYFRKNPFKNGYAIFAGLERLVAYIKTLRFTESDIAYLRESQDYPEEFLQYLSDFRFTGSIRSAIEGELVFANEPIVQVEGTLAQCQLIETALLNIVNFQTLIATKAARLRLVAEQDTLMEFGSRRAQEMDASLWGARAAYVGGFDATSNVRAGKLFNIPAVGTHAHSLVQVYRNDYDAFMAYAKSHKDCVFLIDTYDTLRSGLPTAIRVANEMGDKINFLGVRIDSGDMAYQSKKIRQQLDDAGYPDAKIYASNDLDEMTILNLKMQGAKIDVWGVGTYLITAYDQPALGAVYKLVSIEDDNGKMVDTLKISSNAEKVSTPGRKQVWRITRREDGKSEGDYVALWDERPDQEKELFMFHPTYTYINKTVTDFNARPVLQDIFIDGELIYDLPTIQDIRQYSTERKDALWDEYKRILNPEDYPVDLSQKAWDHKMNTIKEIKQTIRKDDPVF, encoded by the coding sequence GTGGGATTAAAATACAACGACGACAGTCTAGCATTACATACGGATTTATATCAAATTAATATGATGAAGGCTTATTGGGATGAAGGCATTACAGACAAACATGCTGTTTTTGAGCTTTATTTTAGAAAAAATCCGTTTAAAAATGGCTATGCCATTTTTGCAGGGTTAGAACGATTAGTAGCGTACATTAAGACCTTACGCTTTACTGAATCGGATATTGCTTATTTAAGAGAATCACAAGATTACCCAGAAGAATTTTTACAGTACTTAAGTGACTTCCGCTTTACGGGTAGTATCCGTTCTGCCATTGAAGGGGAGTTGGTTTTTGCCAATGAACCGATTGTTCAAGTAGAAGGAACATTGGCGCAATGCCAACTCATTGAAACAGCGCTATTAAACATTGTGAACTTTCAAACGCTGATTGCAACTAAAGCTGCTCGTTTACGTTTAGTAGCAGAACAAGATACCTTAATGGAATTTGGTTCAAGACGTGCACAAGAAATGGATGCATCTTTATGGGGTGCACGTGCTGCCTATGTGGGTGGTTTTGATGCAACGTCTAATGTTCGTGCAGGTAAATTATTTAATATTCCTGCAGTAGGAACGCATGCTCACTCACTTGTTCAAGTTTACCGCAATGACTACGATGCCTTTATGGCTTATGCCAAATCTCATAAAGATTGCGTATTTTTGATTGATACCTATGACACTCTTCGCTCAGGCTTACCGACTGCGATTCGTGTTGCCAATGAAATGGGTGATAAGATTAATTTCTTAGGCGTACGGATTGACAGTGGTGATATGGCTTACCAATCTAAAAAAATTAGACAGCAACTGGATGACGCTGGGTACCCTGATGCTAAAATTTACGCATCAAATGACTTAGATGAAATGACGATTTTAAACTTAAAAATGCAAGGTGCTAAGATTGATGTATGGGGAGTAGGAACTTATTTAATTACAGCCTACGACCAACCGGCATTAGGAGCCGTTTATAAATTAGTTAGTATCGAAGACGATAACGGTAAAATGGTGGATACCTTGAAAATTTCAAGTAATGCTGAAAAAGTGTCTACACCAGGCCGTAAACAAGTTTGGCGGATTACGAGACGAGAAGATGGCAAATCTGAAGGGGACTATGTGGCTTTATGGGATGAACGTCCTGATCAAGAAAAAGAACTCTTTATGTTCCATCCAACCTATACGTATATCAATAAAACAGTGACTGACTTTAATGCACGTCCGGTATTACAGGATATTTTTATTGATGGTGAATTAATCTATGACTTGCCAACGATTCAAGACATTAGACAATATTCAACGGAAAGAAAAGATGCCCTTTGGGATGAGTATAAACGTATTCTTAATCCAGAAGATTATCCAGTTGACTTGTCACAAAAGGCTTGGGATCACAAGATGAATACCATCAAGGAAATTAAACAAACCATTCGTAAAGACGACCCAGTATTCTAA
- the nadE gene encoding ammonia-dependent NAD(+) synthetase produces MRPLQQDIIEALKVKSHIVAEEEIEASKAFLKDYLKAHPFLQSLVLGISGGQDSTLAGKIAQLAVEELRQETGNDKLRFIAVKLPYGKQLDETDVMDALAFIQPDQTISVNIKEATDAIVSALEENDSEISDFNKGNIKARQRMVVQYAIAGQTSGAVIGTDHAAESVTGFYTKFGDGAADILPLWRLNKGQGKAMLKVLNCPPHLYEKVPTADLEEDRPALPDEVALGVSYQAIDAYLEGKEINENEAQIIERWYVRSEHKRHLPITIYDDFWKQS; encoded by the coding sequence ATGCGTCCGTTACAACAAGACATTATTGAGGCATTAAAAGTGAAATCACACATTGTGGCAGAAGAAGAGATTGAGGCCAGTAAAGCGTTTCTAAAAGACTACTTAAAGGCTCATCCATTCCTTCAAAGTTTGGTACTCGGTATCAGTGGCGGGCAGGACTCGACACTAGCCGGTAAAATAGCTCAACTTGCTGTTGAAGAACTGCGTCAAGAGACAGGAAATGATAAGCTGCGTTTTATCGCAGTGAAACTGCCATATGGCAAACAGCTGGATGAAACCGATGTGATGGATGCTTTGGCTTTTATTCAGCCAGATCAAACGATTTCCGTAAATATTAAAGAGGCAACAGATGCGATCGTATCAGCCTTGGAAGAAAATGACTCTGAAATCAGTGACTTTAATAAAGGAAATATTAAAGCACGCCAACGCATGGTTGTTCAATATGCCATTGCTGGTCAAACCAGTGGTGCAGTGATTGGAACAGATCACGCTGCAGAATCGGTGACCGGTTTTTATACGAAATTTGGAGACGGTGCAGCAGACATATTACCGCTATGGCGATTAAACAAAGGCCAAGGAAAAGCTATGCTTAAGGTATTGAATTGTCCGCCTCATTTATATGAGAAAGTGCCGACAGCCGACCTAGAAGAAGATCGTCCCGCCTTACCAGATGAAGTGGCATTAGGGGTGTCTTATCAAGCGATTGATGCTTACTTAGAAGGTAAAGAAATTAATGAAAATGAAGCACAAATCATTGAACGTTGGTATGTCCGTTCTGAACACAAACGCCATTTACCAATTACGATTTACGATGATTTCTGGAAGCAATCATAG
- a CDS encoding LTA synthase family protein, with the protein MNTRMTSKKGRQWLSLIATVFISQLLLQWFQNELNISLVFNFVFRWHTIKFLISWLVLLVPAIWIWAVVGKVRLANLTFFSLSAIIGFMSFEKMRQRSEPLYPSDFSMVSSVGSLVEMLTPTLLFAIVILVLMIGVLLFFVIRQERKQTSLKLSKRSRIVMLLLSSFGLVYLSTFSKEGNLVKKAYDYSAYWIPYSQQMNYYNNGFVAGFLYNLPADTMDKPAGDEGDVLQTIEETYSEKAAAINSQRSATVEQPNIIFIMNESFADPFDLKETSQVWDPIPFTRTLSQESWSGRMLSQGYGGGTANIEFEALTALSMEPFAAHVSTPFTQFLPKETTFPSIVSKLKGRGYYATAIHPYNTSMYKRRQNYDNLAFDAFYYDETMTNRLKIDNNPYISDQSAYDEVIQVMADSVETDFVHLVTMQNHMPYAAKYDDYPLFQETGYRNEKINQYLQDLNYSDQALEQFYEDLQALDEPTAVVFWGDHWPSVFGEKILENNGQTTLHQTPAIIFTNYLSDSQPLGLISPIYFYSELARLTDQPVSGFDAFLMDLRQEVPAFEKGMYYSKEKEDFVKSRDDLSEQAQHLLEIYDWIMYDMTTGKKTLINSGFFDDFN; encoded by the coding sequence GTGAATACAAGGATGACGTCAAAAAAGGGAAGGCAGTGGTTGTCGCTCATCGCAACAGTCTTCATCTCACAACTTTTATTGCAGTGGTTTCAAAATGAGCTAAATATTAGCCTCGTCTTTAATTTTGTATTCCGCTGGCACACCATAAAGTTTCTCATTAGTTGGCTGGTGCTTCTTGTTCCAGCTATCTGGATATGGGCAGTTGTTGGAAAGGTGAGGTTAGCAAACCTGACCTTTTTCAGCTTGTCTGCTATTATCGGTTTTATGAGCTTTGAAAAAATGAGACAACGGAGTGAGCCGCTCTATCCGTCAGATTTTTCTATGGTGAGTAGTGTGGGGTCATTAGTAGAGATGCTGACACCTACCCTTTTATTTGCCATTGTTATATTGGTTTTAATGATTGGCGTGCTTCTTTTTTTTGTCATTAGGCAAGAACGTAAGCAAACAAGCCTCAAACTATCTAAGCGCAGTCGAATCGTCATGCTCTTGTTGAGTAGTTTCGGCTTAGTCTACCTATCAACCTTTTCAAAAGAGGGTAATCTGGTCAAAAAAGCTTATGATTATTCAGCATACTGGATTCCTTATAGCCAGCAGATGAACTATTATAACAATGGTTTTGTAGCGGGTTTTCTATATAATTTACCGGCTGACACTATGGATAAACCAGCAGGGGATGAAGGTGACGTTTTACAGACTATCGAGGAAACGTATAGTGAAAAGGCTGCTGCTATCAATAGCCAGCGATCTGCTACAGTTGAGCAACCCAATATTATTTTTATTATGAATGAAAGTTTTGCTGACCCTTTTGATTTAAAGGAAACATCTCAAGTTTGGGACCCCATTCCCTTTACGAGAACATTGTCTCAAGAAAGTTGGAGCGGGCGGATGTTGTCTCAAGGTTATGGTGGGGGAACCGCCAATATTGAGTTTGAAGCTTTAACCGCTCTTTCGATGGAGCCCTTTGCTGCGCATGTTTCGACACCATTTACGCAATTTTTACCTAAGGAAACGACATTTCCGTCTATCGTATCTAAGTTAAAAGGACGCGGTTATTATGCGACAGCAATCCATCCTTATAATACGTCTATGTATAAAAGACGCCAAAATTATGATAATCTAGCATTCGATGCTTTTTATTATGATGAAACAATGACAAATCGCCTGAAGATAGATAATAATCCGTACATATCCGACCAGTCTGCTTACGATGAGGTCATTCAAGTGATGGCTGATTCAGTAGAAACGGATTTTGTTCATTTGGTTACGATGCAAAATCATATGCCTTATGCAGCTAAGTATGACGATTATCCTCTCTTTCAAGAGACTGGTTATCGTAATGAAAAGATCAACCAATATTTGCAAGATTTAAATTATAGTGATCAAGCTTTAGAGCAATTCTATGAGGACCTACAAGCTTTAGATGAGCCAACAGCTGTTGTGTTTTGGGGTGACCATTGGCCGAGTGTTTTTGGTGAAAAGATCTTAGAAAATAACGGCCAAACCACTTTGCACCAAACACCTGCTATCATCTTTACTAATTATCTGTCTGACAGCCAACCGCTAGGACTAATTAGTCCCATTTATTTTTATAGTGAACTGGCTCGTTTAACCGACCAGCCTGTCAGTGGATTTGACGCTTTCCTGATGGATTTGCGTCAAGAAGTGCCAGCATTTGAAAAAGGTATGTATTACTCAAAAGAGAAAGAAGATTTTGTAAAAAGTCGTGATGACTTATCAGAACAAGCACAACATTTGTTAGAAATCTACGATTGGATTATGTATGATATGACGACAGGGAAAAAAACGCTCATTAATAGTGGTTTCTTTGATGATTTCAATTAA